In Marinobacter salinisoli, the DNA window ACCACCCGCACCGGTATTGCGGCATTTTCGGCAGCACGGGCGCTGTCGACGCGCAACGACGAGCCAGAAAAAGCCAGCCGTCCGTGGGATAAAGACCGTGACGGGTTTGTTCTGAGCGATGGTGCCGGTGTTCTGGTGCTTGAAGAACTCGAGCATGCCAGGAAGCGTGGCGCGACAATCTACGGTGAGGTGGTTGGTTTCGGCATGAGTGATGACGCACATCACATCACCGCGCCTCCGGAAAACGGCGAGGGTGCAGCCCGCTCAATGCAGTGCGCACTGCGAGATGCCGGCATGAGTGCGGATGAGGTGGATTACATCAACGCGCACGGAACCTCAACACAAGTTGGCGATGTGGCCGAGGTCAAGGCGGTCAAGAGTGTATTCGGTGGCCACGCGGACAAGCTGGCGATGAGCAGTACCAAGTCGATGACCGGTCACTTGTTGGGTGCCGCGGGCGCCGTCGAGGGTATTTTCTCGGTGCTGGCAGTTCGGGATGGCGTGTTGCCGCCCACCATTAATCTGGATAACCCAGACGAGGGTTGCGATCTGGATTTTGTGGCCAATCAGAGCCGCAAGTCGGATGTCCGCGTTGCGCTGTCGAATTCGTTCGGCTTTGGCGGAACTAACGGAACGCTGATCTTCAAGCGTTACGAGGACTGACCCCTCCGATGCTCAAGCTTTACTGGGCAGACGAATCCGGTCTGCCCGCCGGTGATCGTGGGCTTGCCTACGGTGATGGCCTGTTCGAAACGATCCGCATGAAAGGTCGGCAAGGCGTACTGCTCGGGCGCCATGTCGAGCGTATGGTCAGAGATGCCGGCCGCCTGGCTATACCGGTTACCCGTCAAGAACTTATCTCGGTCTGCCGACAAGCCGCAGACCGGTTTGGAGCCGGTCCTGATGATCAGGGCTGGGTGCTCAAACTGACCCTCACCCGAGGCACCGGAGGGCGGGGCTACCGCCCTGAACCCACGGCACAACCCAATCTTCTGGTTGCGGCATCCGGTCTCCCGCCGATTCCTTCGCCCGAGGGTGTCTGGGCGGACTTTTCACCCGTGAAGCTGACGGTGAACCCGCTGTTGGCGGGCATTAAATCCCTGAATCGTCTTGAGCAGGTGATGGCCGCCCGGGATCTCACCGATGATCGGTTTGAAATGCTCATGCTCGATAGTGAAGGGCAGCTGGTGGAAGGGACCCGAACCAACCTTCTTGTACGGTTTGATCAGGGCTGGGTGACGCCCCCGCGCACGTCACTGGCGGTCGCCGGAGTCTTGCGTGAATGGCTTCTGGAGCAGCTTCGCAGTCGGGGTGAGACGGTGGCCGAGCGCCCGCTGGCTGTGTCCGACGTGGTTGGCCCGGATTGCCGCGGCCTGTTTTTGCTCAACAGCGTGCTGGGAGTGGTACCGGTGCGCGGCGTCGCAGACCACGAGTTGCCTGTATATAGCGGACTTGCGACAATCTTCGACCTCAACGAATTACTGGAATAAATCTTTTGTTTAAGAAGTTACTTATTGGCTTAGTCAGTGCGGTCATTCTTGCCGTAACCGGAACCGGCCTGTGGCTATCACAGGGGTTAAACACACTCGAACAGCCCGTCGTTCTCGACGAGCCGGTTCTGTTCAACGTTCCCAAAGGCGCTGCGTTTGTTCAGGTTGCCCGCAAGCTCGAGAGTGAGGGGTTGATAGAGCGGGGGCTCTGGTTGCGGGTACACGGACGACTGAACCCCGATCAGGCGCAGATCAAGGCCGGTGAGTATGAATTCACCTCTGGCATGACACCCCGGGAGATGCTGTCGGCCATGGTGGCCGGCGATACCAAACAGTGGGCGGTCCAGTTTATTGAAGGGTGGACCTTCGCGGACATGCGTGCGGCACTGGCCAGCCACGAGCGCCTGAAAAAAGAAACCACGGACTGGACGGATGAGCAGATCATGGAGGCAGTGGGAGCTGAAGGTGAGCACCCAGAAGGCCGCTTCTTCCCGGATACCTATCTGTTTACCAGCTCCGAATCGGATCTTGATCTGCTCCAGCGCGCCTTTGACACCATGTCAGACGTGCTGGCGAAGGAGTGGGCGGCTCGGGAAGAAGGATTGCCTTACGATTCGGCTTACGAGGCTCTGATCATGGCCTCCATTGTGGAGCGCGAAACCGGTGTGCCTTATGAGCGGGATCAGGTGGCGGGCGTGTTTGTCCGGCGTCTGCAAAAGGGCATGCGCCTGCAGACGGACCCAACCGTGATCTACGGCATGGGGGATAAGTACGATGGCCGGATCAGAAGCCGCGATCTGCGCGAGTACACGCCGTATAACACCTACCGCATCAACGGGCTTCCGCCGACGCCGATTGCCCTGCCGGGCCGGGGCGCGATTCATGCGGCGCTCAATCCGGCTGAAGGCGAGGCGCTGTATTTCGTGGCCCGTGGCGACGGTACTCACAAGTTCTCCAAAACCCTGAATGAGCACCAGAAAGCCGTGCGGGAATACCAGCTCAATCGCCGCAAGGATTACCGTTCTTCACCGCCGGTGCAGGAAGCCGACGGTGGAAATGGGGGCGCCGGATGACTCAGCGCGGTCTGTTCATTACCTTCGAGGGAACCGAAGGCGTTGGCAAGTCGACCCAGCTGGCCACCGCTGCTGACACCCTGGCTTCCCTGGGTGTCGACTTCATCCAGACGCGGGAGCCCGGCGGCACCCCAATGGCGGAGTCCATCCGGGAGCTTCTGCTGACGCCTCGTGAGGAATCGGTGAACGAAACCACCGAGCTGCTTCTGATGTTTGCGGCCCGGGCCCAGCATCTGCACACGCGGATATTGCCGGCGCTGGCGCGCGGGCAATGGGTGCTGTGCGATCGCTTCACAGACGCAACCTTTGCTTATCAGGGCGGTGGCCGCGGCGTAAGTGAAGACCGCATCGCCCAGCTGGAAACACTGGTTCAGGGCGAGATTCGTCCGGACCACGTGGTGCTGCTCGACGCACCGGTGGAAACCGGAATGGCGAGGGCGAAGAACCGCGGTGAGCTGGACCGGTTCGAGCAGGAGGCTGTGTCGTTTTTCCAGCGAATCCGGGATTGTTATTTGCAGCGGGCGAACACTGACCCGCGCCGATATCATGTGGTGAATGCGGTCGACTCGCTGGAAAACGTTTCGGAGCAGATCCGGGCCCTGATGTGCAAGTTTCACTCTAATCTGCTTTAATTTCCCCATATTCTCGGGATTTAGGGTGATGCGACATTTATGCTGGATGCTCAACTGCTCAAACTGCCGGTCGCTGCTCACCAGCACAACCACCAGCATCATCAGGTGGTTGTGGGCGTACAGGGGACGGCTGACCTGACTGTTGAGGGAACCGATGCGCGTCTGGATAACTGGAATGCGTGCATGGTGCCCACCGAAGCCACTCATGATTATTGTGGTGACGACCGCAACCATGTCCTGGTTATCAACCTTGATCCCTCCTTGCCTGAGCTCAGTTCCCCGGCTCACGGCGACTATGATCGTCTTGCTCCACTCTTTGAAAAACCCCGAACCCTGGCAATGGACAGCAAGATGCAGGGGTTGGTTCAGTTCGTCGCCGGAGAGTTCGACCGGTCTCCGGACAACGCGCCCATGCAGCGCCACCTGGCCGCGGGTATCCTGCACTGCATGGCCGATCGCCTGCAGGAGGAACGAGACGTCACGAGTAATCGTAACGTGCTGCATCCGGGCATCATTCGCCGGTACATCCTCGACAATCTACACCACAAGATCACCGTCAGTGATCTTGCGAGCGTGGCGTGTCTCAGCGTAAGTCGCTTTCATGAAATTTTCCGGGAGGTCACCGGTGTGACCCCGTACCAGTTCCTGTTGCAGACTCGCCTCGACCAGGCTTGCAAACTGCTGGCCTCTTCATCTCTTTCCGTTTCGGAAGTCAGTTACCGCACGGGATTTTCATCCCATAGCGCGCTCACCAATGCTCTGCGCAAACACAGGGGTATAACCCCGACAAAATTACGATTTGGTGAAAAAGTAGCCTGATTTGACAAGGTTTCAGGTTTTCTGGATGAATTTGCAAAAGAATCGTAGGAATTTGTAAGCCGTTGTTTTGCAGTAGTAATAAGTTAGTCGATCCTGAGCATGTCAGGATGACCCGGTGTGTGTCATGCCTTGCCCGGTTTGGGCTCAGGAAAGAATCCGGGCAGGCAGTTGAGGCTGGCTGTGTGTCGCCTCTGACCGTGGACAGTCAGTCACAGTGAACATGGACGTGGAAAAATCCCGGCGTCTTGCGCCTGGTTTTACCGGTGGCTGGTTTCAGGTTGTCCCTCTCATCCTGTTCGCAGGGTGCAGGCGGAGAGCCCTCTAAACGCCAACAAAAACCCAACCCAGACTAGCGCATGGGGAGATAATCAAAATGATTGGAAACAGTGTTGGAATAAGTATCACCTTTATAGCCTACATCCTGCTGATGCTGGGTGTGGGTTATGTGGCGTGGAAACGCACGTCAAACCTGTCGGATTATATTCTTGGTGGCCGGAGTCTTGGTCCCATGCCGTCGGCAATCAGTGCCGGCGCGTCCGACATGAGTGGCTGGTTGTTGCTTGGCCTTCCGGGCTACGCATACGCTGCCGGTTACGAAGCCATCTGGATTGCCGTGGGCCTGCTGGCAGGTACCTGGCTGAACTGGCTGTTCGTAGCGAGCCGTCTGCGCACTTACTCGCTGGCAGCGGGTGATTCGCTGACCCTGCCGTCCTATTTCGAGAACCGCTTCCACGATACCAGCCGCATCCTGCGGGTGGTCTGCGCGTTCTTTATCCTGCTTTTCTTCCTGTTCTATACCAGCTCCGGCCTGGTTGCAGGTGGCAAGCTGTTTGAAACGGTCTTCGGTCTGGATTACACCGTGGCAGTCATTGTGGGCACCATCGCCGTGGTTTCCTACACCTTCTTCGGCGGCTTCCTCGCGGTGACCTGGACCGACGTAATCCAGGGTTTGCTGATGTTCGCAGCATTGCTTCTGGTGCCCATCATGGCGATCAACGCCGATGGTGGCTGGGCCGCGACAACCGCGGCGATGGAGGCCAAGAACCCCGAGTTCCTGAGTGCCTGGACCGACACCGACGGCAACGCGCTGGGTGTTCTGGCTATCCTGTCCCTGCTGGGCTGGGGTCTTGGTTACTTCGGTCAGCCGCACATTCTGGCGCGCTTCAAGGCGATTCGCAGCGAAGACGACGTTCCGACGGCGCGTCGTATCGCCGTAACCTGGAGTGGTCTGGGTCTGCTGGGTGCGTTGCTGTGTGGTTTTGCCGCCATCGGCTACTTCGAAACCCCGCTTGAAGACGGCGAACGTGCCTTCATGCTGCTGGTGGACGCCCTGTTCCACCCGGTGATTGCAGGGGTTCTGCTGGCAGCTATTCTGGCAGCGATCATGAGTACTGCGGATTCCCAGTTGCTGGTATCTTCGTCGGCTCTGGCGGAAGATTTCTACAAGGCGCTGTTCCGCAAGGAAGCGTCTCAGGAAGAGCTGGTATGGGTCGGTCGCCTTGCGGTAGTGGGTATTGCGATCGTGGCTTGTATTCTCGGCCTGAACCCGGACAGCAAGGTGCTGGAACTGGTGTCCTACGCCTGGGCCGGCTTTGGTGCCGCCTTCGGTCCGGCGCTGATCCTGTCCCTGTTCTGGCGTGGCATGACCCGTAACGGCGCGTTGGCCGGGATCATTATCGGTGGTGCGACCGTGGTGATCTGGGGCAATATGTCCGGCGGTATCCTTGATCTGTATGAGATCATCCCGGGCTTCCTGTTCGCTACCATCGCTATCGTGGTTGTCTCCAAATTTGGTGATGAGCCGCATGCGAAGATCCTGGAAGGCTTCGATAAGGCCATTAAGGCCCGCTATCATAACCTTCCCTAAAACGGGTCAGGCGCCGGTCGCTGATCGGCGTTCCGTTTTGAAAAGGGCTCCTTAGTGGAGCCCTTTTTTTGTTCGGCGCCTCAGACGAGAGGCCGTTTACGAGTGGTGAGCGCGTTCAGCGCCTTTTCGAGGATGTGTCCAGGTGACGTTAAACGAAGTTCTGGCGTTATTGTTCATCGGTGGTATAGCGGGATTTATTAACGTGCTGTCGGCCGGAGGCTCCATGCTGACGCTGCCCATGCTGATGTTCCTGGGGTTACCCCCGCAGGTGGCCAATGGTACCAATCGTGTTGCGATCACATTGCAGAGCATCACTGCCGTCGGCAGTTTCTATCGCATGGGGCATGGCAATCTGGTGGTCAGTGGGTTGTTGTCGATACCGGCGGTGCTCGGCGCCGTTATCGGTGCCTGGATTGCCACCGGTGTGCCTGATGCGGTGTTTGAGCTGGTGCTTGTTATGGCGATGGTGGGGGCGTCGGTCTTTATGCTGCTGCCTCAGCCAAAGCTGGACACTCGTCCGCTGACTCCCGAACGTCTGGGGCCGGCGATTTACCTCGCCATGTTTGTGGTGGGGTTGTATGGCGGTTTCATACAGGTGGGGGTCGGGGTCTTGTTCATTGTGGTGCTGTACCACATGCTGAAAGTGGACCTGCCCCAGGTGAACGTGCTGAAGGTGACCATAGTGTTGTTGTTCACGTCCGTCGCCCTGCTGGTGTTTGCCGTAAACGGGCAGGTGCGGTGGTTGGTGGGTCTGACGCTCGCCGCCGGTAATGTCACGGGGGCTTACGTGGCGGTGAAAGTGAATCTTAGCGAGCAGGGTGCACAGTGGGTAAAGTATCTGACGCTGCTGATGGTGTCGTTGATTCTGCTCAGACTACTGCTGTACTGAGGCCATAAAAAAACGCCAGCCCGGAGGCTGGCGTTTTCGAGGTTTAACCCGGAAGGAGCTTAAGCGACAGTGGCTTCAGCCGCCTTCTTGGTGTATTCCTCCATCTGGTCGAAGTTGAGATACTTGTAGATCTCT includes these proteins:
- a CDS encoding AraC family transcriptional regulator, producing the protein MLDAQLLKLPVAAHQHNHQHHQVVVGVQGTADLTVEGTDARLDNWNACMVPTEATHDYCGDDRNHVLVINLDPSLPELSSPAHGDYDRLAPLFEKPRTLAMDSKMQGLVQFVAGEFDRSPDNAPMQRHLAAGILHCMADRLQEERDVTSNRNVLHPGIIRRYILDNLHHKITVSDLASVACLSVSRFHEIFREVTGVTPYQFLLQTRLDQACKLLASSSLSVSEVSYRTGFSSHSALTNALRKHRGITPTKLRFGEKVA
- a CDS encoding aminotransferase class IV, translating into MLKLYWADESGLPAGDRGLAYGDGLFETIRMKGRQGVLLGRHVERMVRDAGRLAIPVTRQELISVCRQAADRFGAGPDDQGWVLKLTLTRGTGGRGYRPEPTAQPNLLVAASGLPPIPSPEGVWADFSPVKLTVNPLLAGIKSLNRLEQVMAARDLTDDRFEMLMLDSEGQLVEGTRTNLLVRFDQGWVTPPRTSLAVAGVLREWLLEQLRSRGETVAERPLAVSDVVGPDCRGLFLLNSVLGVVPVRGVADHELPVYSGLATIFDLNELLE
- the fabF gene encoding beta-ketoacyl-ACP synthase II, with amino-acid sequence MSKRRVVITGMGMLSPLGNDVESSWAGIQAGRSGIGMIDRFDASEYSTRIGGAVKNLDLEPWLSPKDARKLDAFIHYGLIAAQQAVDDSGLSDYDQLDKQRAGIAIGSGIGGLEFIEKNVLSMDKSGPRKVSPFFVPASVINMISGNAGIRFGFQGPNIAIVTACTTGTHNIGYAARTIAYGDADVMLAGGSEMATTRTGIAAFSAARALSTRNDEPEKASRPWDKDRDGFVLSDGAGVLVLEELEHARKRGATIYGEVVGFGMSDDAHHITAPPENGEGAARSMQCALRDAGMSADEVDYINAHGTSTQVGDVAEVKAVKSVFGGHADKLAMSSTKSMTGHLLGAAGAVEGIFSVLAVRDGVLPPTINLDNPDEGCDLDFVANQSRKSDVRVALSNSFGFGGTNGTLIFKRYED
- the mltG gene encoding endolytic transglycosylase MltG, with the translated sequence MFKKLLIGLVSAVILAVTGTGLWLSQGLNTLEQPVVLDEPVLFNVPKGAAFVQVARKLESEGLIERGLWLRVHGRLNPDQAQIKAGEYEFTSGMTPREMLSAMVAGDTKQWAVQFIEGWTFADMRAALASHERLKKETTDWTDEQIMEAVGAEGEHPEGRFFPDTYLFTSSESDLDLLQRAFDTMSDVLAKEWAAREEGLPYDSAYEALIMASIVERETGVPYERDQVAGVFVRRLQKGMRLQTDPTVIYGMGDKYDGRIRSRDLREYTPYNTYRINGLPPTPIALPGRGAIHAALNPAEGEALYFVARGDGTHKFSKTLNEHQKAVREYQLNRRKDYRSSPPVQEADGGNGGAG
- the tmk gene encoding dTMP kinase — protein: MTQRGLFITFEGTEGVGKSTQLATAADTLASLGVDFIQTREPGGTPMAESIRELLLTPREESVNETTELLLMFAARAQHLHTRILPALARGQWVLCDRFTDATFAYQGGGRGVSEDRIAQLETLVQGEIRPDHVVLLDAPVETGMARAKNRGELDRFEQEAVSFFQRIRDCYLQRANTDPRRYHVVNAVDSLENVSEQIRALMCKFHSNLL
- the putP gene encoding sodium/proline symporter PutP; translated protein: MIGNSVGISITFIAYILLMLGVGYVAWKRTSNLSDYILGGRSLGPMPSAISAGASDMSGWLLLGLPGYAYAAGYEAIWIAVGLLAGTWLNWLFVASRLRTYSLAAGDSLTLPSYFENRFHDTSRILRVVCAFFILLFFLFYTSSGLVAGGKLFETVFGLDYTVAVIVGTIAVVSYTFFGGFLAVTWTDVIQGLLMFAALLLVPIMAINADGGWAATTAAMEAKNPEFLSAWTDTDGNALGVLAILSLLGWGLGYFGQPHILARFKAIRSEDDVPTARRIAVTWSGLGLLGALLCGFAAIGYFETPLEDGERAFMLLVDALFHPVIAGVLLAAILAAIMSTADSQLLVSSSALAEDFYKALFRKEASQEELVWVGRLAVVGIAIVACILGLNPDSKVLELVSYAWAGFGAAFGPALILSLFWRGMTRNGALAGIIIGGATVVIWGNMSGGILDLYEIIPGFLFATIAIVVVSKFGDEPHAKILEGFDKAIKARYHNLP
- a CDS encoding sulfite exporter TauE/SafE family protein translates to MTLNEVLALLFIGGIAGFINVLSAGGSMLTLPMLMFLGLPPQVANGTNRVAITLQSITAVGSFYRMGHGNLVVSGLLSIPAVLGAVIGAWIATGVPDAVFELVLVMAMVGASVFMLLPQPKLDTRPLTPERLGPAIYLAMFVVGLYGGFIQVGVGVLFIVVLYHMLKVDLPQVNVLKVTIVLLFTSVALLVFAVNGQVRWLVGLTLAAGNVTGAYVAVKVNLSEQGAQWVKYLTLLMVSLILLRLLLY